From a region of the Brevibacterium siliguriense genome:
- a CDS encoding CoA transferase, producing the protein MTDAQPLGGITVVSLAINLPGPLAAARLCALGARVIKVEPPTGDPLNLMFPDYYQELTAGQEIRTIDLKDTEGIEQLRTLMAEADLLLTSMRPRAAAALGLPELVDEHGLVHVEIVGFAGDRADVPGHDLTYQAAHSTLLPGTMPTVPVADVLGGEHAAFQALAGLHELETRRTAAQGAGDQDPHGRHDGGIVRRVVLDEAAAWAAGPARHGMSTPGGPLGGGTPFYRTYSTTDGHVAIACLEPHFAKALASLLGSEHEELERAFAAEPTAHWIDFAAEYDLPIERVALG; encoded by the coding sequence ATGACCGACGCTCAACCGCTCGGCGGAATCACGGTGGTCTCCCTCGCCATCAATCTGCCGGGACCGCTCGCCGCAGCGCGCCTGTGCGCTCTCGGTGCTCGGGTCATCAAGGTCGAACCGCCCACCGGCGATCCCCTCAACCTGATGTTCCCCGACTACTACCAGGAGCTCACCGCCGGTCAGGAGATCCGCACCATCGACCTCAAAGATACTGAGGGAATCGAGCAGCTCAGGACACTCATGGCCGAAGCCGACCTCCTGCTCACCTCGATGCGTCCTCGCGCAGCCGCCGCCCTCGGTCTGCCGGAGCTCGTCGACGAACACGGACTCGTCCACGTCGAGATCGTCGGATTCGCCGGTGACCGCGCAGACGTCCCCGGCCACGACCTCACCTATCAGGCCGCGCACTCCACCCTCCTCCCCGGAACCATGCCCACAGTGCCCGTCGCCGATGTCCTCGGCGGCGAGCATGCAGCATTCCAGGCCCTGGCAGGGCTGCATGAACTCGAGACCCGACGCACTGCTGCCCAAGGTGCTGGCGATCAGGACCCGCATGGTCGGCACGACGGCGGAATCGTCCGTCGCGTCGTCCTCGACGAGGCGGCCGCTTGGGCGGCGGGACCGGCACGGCACGGAATGAGCACACCGGGAGGTCCCCTCGGCGGAGGAACGCCGTTCTACCGGACCTACTCGACCACTGACGGTCATGTTGCCATTGCCTGCCTCGAGCCTCATTTCGCAAAGGCGCTGGCCTCGCTCCTCGGATCCGAACACGAGGAGCTCGAGCGGGCTTTCGCGGCCGAGCCGACAGCGCACTGGATCGACTTCGCCGCCGAGTACGATCTGCCCATCGAGCGAGTCGCTCTCGGGTGA
- a CDS encoding nuclear transport factor 2 family protein, translated as MSDLQIPEPVAGFIDTVNAHDDLGFLDAFTTDGVVDDWGREFQGRESIRAWSDKEFIGATGVLTPEEVTVDGNSVTVIGDWRSTHANGRSSFAFVIDGDKLNRMTIREG; from the coding sequence ATGTCAGATCTGCAGATTCCCGAACCCGTCGCCGGATTCATCGACACCGTCAACGCCCATGATGACCTGGGGTTCCTAGACGCCTTCACCACCGACGGTGTCGTGGATGACTGGGGCCGCGAGTTCCAGGGCCGAGAGTCCATCAGGGCGTGGAGCGATAAGGAGTTCATCGGCGCAACCGGTGTGCTCACACCTGAAGAGGTCACCGTCGACGGAAATAGCGTGACCGTCATCGGCGACTGGCGCTCCACGCATGCCAACGGCCGTTCATCATTCGCTTTCGTCATCGACGGCGACAAACTGAACAGGATGACCATCCGCGAAGGCTGA
- a CDS encoding SDR family oxidoreductase: MTEQTLQGKNILIAGGGKNLGGLIARQAAAAGADIAIHYNSESTRPEAEETLAAVESSGSKSVLLTGDLTKPANVERLFDDAVSALGSIDIAVNTTGKVLRKPIAETTEDEYDSMFDINAKAAYFFIKEAGKHLADNGKIVTIVTALLAAFTDGYSTYAGGKSPVEHFTRAAAKEYADRGISVTAIAPGPMDTPFFYGQETPERVEFHKSQGMGNRLTQIEDIAPIVRFLATEGNWITGQTIFANGGYTTR; this comes from the coding sequence ATGACCGAACAGACTCTGCAAGGCAAGAACATCCTCATCGCAGGAGGCGGGAAGAACCTCGGCGGGCTCATCGCTCGACAGGCCGCCGCAGCCGGAGCCGATATCGCCATCCACTACAACTCGGAATCAACGCGCCCGGAGGCGGAAGAGACACTCGCGGCCGTCGAATCCAGCGGCTCGAAGAGCGTCCTGCTCACCGGAGATCTCACCAAGCCCGCCAACGTCGAGAGGCTCTTCGACGATGCCGTCTCAGCATTGGGGTCCATCGATATCGCGGTGAACACGACTGGCAAGGTACTGCGCAAACCCATTGCGGAGACCACCGAGGACGAGTACGACTCGATGTTCGACATCAACGCGAAGGCCGCCTACTTCTTCATCAAGGAAGCAGGCAAACACCTGGCCGACAACGGCAAGATCGTCACCATCGTCACCGCTCTGCTCGCCGCGTTCACCGACGGCTATTCGACCTATGCCGGCGGCAAGAGTCCGGTCGAGCATTTCACCCGGGCTGCGGCGAAGGAATATGCCGACCGCGGGATCTCCGTCACCGCCATCGCCCCCGGGCCCATGGACACACCGTTCTTCTATGGTCAGGAGACCCCGGAACGGGTGGAGTTCCATAAGTCGCAGGGTATGGGCAATCGTCTGACTCAGATCGAAGACATTGCGCCGATCGTGCGATTCCTCGCCACGGAGGGCAACTGGATCACCGGGCAGACGATCTTCGCCAACGGCGGTTACACCACTCGCTGA
- a CDS encoding glycosyltransferase family 2 protein — protein MSKVLEILTPEGLPSLNEKPGVSFIMPVLNEAEHIEQAITTILAQEYDGDKEIVLALGPSTDETNVIIESMAARDPRIQTVDNPQAATPIGLNLAIAATRHPVIIRVDAHSGLGADYTMQAIDTLRETKAANCGGLMLARGKTSFQKAVARAYMSPVGLGGPAYHSGDEAQEAESAYLGVYRREVFDHLGGFDEGIKRGQDWELNLRIRAAGGRIWFNPNMEVTYWPRGTWSKIAQQFWATGIWRAELIRRYGSQNSIRYFAPPLLVLGMSAAVIETLLQLSGSTKKWPKFLRRFTSLIHVPSFGYIAGILATASAAKDCGRRERFWFGIVLPTMHLCWGAGFLRGLVIGAGTTKDSSR, from the coding sequence GTGTCGAAAGTACTTGAGATCCTGACCCCGGAGGGCCTTCCGTCGCTTAACGAGAAGCCCGGTGTCTCCTTCATCATGCCGGTCCTCAATGAGGCCGAACACATCGAGCAGGCGATCACCACGATCCTCGCTCAGGAGTATGACGGGGACAAGGAGATCGTCCTCGCCCTCGGCCCCTCGACCGATGAGACGAACGTCATCATCGAATCGATGGCCGCCCGCGACCCGCGGATCCAGACTGTCGACAATCCGCAGGCCGCGACCCCGATCGGGCTCAACCTCGCCATCGCTGCGACCCGGCATCCGGTGATCATCCGCGTCGACGCGCACTCCGGCCTCGGCGCCGACTACACGATGCAGGCCATCGACACGCTGCGTGAGACCAAGGCCGCGAACTGCGGTGGACTCATGCTCGCTCGCGGCAAGACCTCCTTCCAGAAGGCCGTCGCCCGCGCCTACATGTCCCCGGTCGGGCTCGGTGGTCCCGCCTACCACTCCGGCGATGAGGCGCAGGAGGCCGAATCGGCCTACCTCGGTGTCTACCGTCGGGAAGTCTTCGACCACCTCGGCGGGTTCGACGAAGGGATCAAACGCGGCCAGGACTGGGAACTCAACCTGCGCATCCGCGCCGCCGGCGGCCGCATCTGGTTCAACCCGAACATGGAAGTCACCTACTGGCCGCGCGGAACCTGGTCGAAGATCGCCCAGCAGTTCTGGGCCACCGGAATCTGGCGGGCCGAACTCATCCGCCGCTACGGATCGCAGAACTCCATCCGCTACTTCGCTCCGCCGCTGCTCGTGCTCGGCATGAGCGCAGCCGTGATCGAGACCCTGCTCCAGCTGTCCGGGTCGACGAAGAAGTGGCCGAAGTTCCTCCGCCGCTTCACCTCGCTCATCCACGTCCCCAGCTTCGGCTACATCGCCGGGATCCTGGCCACCGCCTCGGCGGCGAAGGACTGCGGACGACGCGAGCGATTCTGGTTCGGCATCGTCCTGCCGACCATGCACCTGTGCTGGGGTGCCGGGTTCCTCCGTGGACTCGTCATCGGAGCCGGAACGACGAAGGACAGCAGCCGATGA
- a CDS encoding DUF3151 domain-containing protein, which yields MTQPIGNPSHIGNLDASQLGPQPTYLPDDHPDVDARKRIDAGEEPIDVAAALPASSLAWAELADEAHQEGRLVDAYAYARVGYHRGLDALRAAGWRGAGPIPYSHEVNRGFLRALYALGRAAGAIGEGEEAARIEEFLHSSDPTAVAAIGKGE from the coding sequence ATGACTCAGCCAATCGGCAACCCATCGCACATCGGCAACCTCGATGCCAGCCAGCTCGGCCCGCAGCCGACCTACCTGCCCGACGATCACCCGGACGTCGACGCTCGCAAGCGCATCGACGCAGGTGAAGAGCCCATCGACGTCGCCGCGGCACTGCCGGCGTCCTCCCTGGCATGGGCGGAACTCGCCGATGAAGCGCACCAGGAGGGCCGCCTCGTCGACGCCTATGCCTACGCTCGCGTCGGCTACCACCGCGGACTCGACGCCCTGCGTGCCGCCGGTTGGCGCGGAGCCGGACCGATCCCGTACTCCCACGAGGTCAACCGCGGATTCCTCCGCGCGCTCTACGCGCTCGGCCGTGCCGCCGGAGCGATCGGCGAAGGCGAAGAGGCCGCACGCATCGAGGAGTTCCTGCACTCCTCCGACCCGACGGCAGTGGCGGCCATCGGCAAGGGAGAGTAA
- a CDS encoding ArsR/SmtB family transcription factor yields MRTLDHPSRDEMRLDTVLAALADPVRRTVACKLNDAFGDHACATFELPVSKSTATYHFRTLREAGVIRQEYEGTKIMNTLRKDDLDARFPGLLDAVFAAQNIERAEATAPNLATDPAASPLRRRDRGSGRNLKLSRGAPTPAS; encoded by the coding sequence ATGCGCACACTCGACCACCCCAGCAGGGACGAGATGAGACTCGACACCGTCCTGGCCGCCCTCGCCGACCCGGTCCGCCGCACCGTCGCCTGCAAGCTCAACGACGCTTTCGGCGATCATGCGTGCGCGACCTTCGAGCTGCCGGTGTCGAAGTCGACAGCGACCTACCACTTCCGCACTCTGCGCGAAGCTGGCGTGATCCGACAGGAATATGAGGGCACGAAGATCATGAATACCCTGCGCAAGGACGATCTCGACGCCCGCTTCCCCGGCCTCCTCGACGCCGTGTTCGCCGCTCAGAACATCGAACGCGCCGAGGCGACCGCCCCGAATCTCGCGACTGACCCGGCCGCGTCGCCCCTGCGCAGACGTGACCGCGGCAGCGGTCGGAACCTGAAACTCAGCCGGGGCGCACCGACACCAGCATCGTGA
- a CDS encoding aminotransferase-like domain-containing protein, protein MSTTSMHPATSASQNQPENRSQPPALPYARRRDQLVGSVIDASTTVLAQYHHDIVKFGMGAPAPDMLPAADFARIAVQVFSPENFTYGETKGEPVLIDALHDYLAATEQIPPEQQGNRDRLLITSGGMQGLDLGFKLFVTPGDLVACESPTYTNGSATAMSYEAEILEVPVDDEGMQVEALEEHTQRTGRAPKVIYTVPTFQNPAGVTMSLPRRERLLEFAHSHRSVIIEDNPYGMLRFEGQSLPALSDLSPNDPLIFGVRTFSKFVAPGLRVGWIDVDPEVRELAVNAKQTMDTCAPVPNQHLIARWLEEGGADSHVEVLRKAYRERKIAMSEGLERLFPGEIRATDPDGGFFLWLTFEDESINTEDLMTTALEEGVAYIPGPAFSPAGNFSNALRLCFASAAPDRIDDGLERLRRAVDRYLAER, encoded by the coding sequence ATGTCCACCACGTCAATGCATCCGGCCACGAGTGCTTCGCAGAACCAGCCCGAGAACCGGTCGCAGCCTCCCGCGCTGCCCTACGCCCGCCGCCGCGATCAGCTCGTCGGATCCGTCATCGACGCCTCCACCACGGTGCTTGCCCAATACCACCATGACATCGTCAAGTTCGGTATGGGGGCACCGGCGCCGGACATGTTGCCGGCCGCGGACTTCGCCCGCATCGCCGTGCAAGTCTTCTCCCCGGAGAACTTCACGTACGGGGAGACGAAGGGCGAGCCGGTCCTCATCGATGCCCTCCACGACTACCTCGCCGCGACCGAACAGATCCCGCCCGAACAGCAGGGGAACCGCGACCGTCTCCTCATCACCTCCGGGGGCATGCAGGGCCTCGATCTCGGGTTCAAACTCTTCGTCACTCCAGGTGATCTCGTCGCCTGTGAGTCGCCGACCTACACGAACGGTTCGGCGACGGCCATGAGCTATGAGGCGGAGATCCTCGAGGTTCCCGTCGACGACGAAGGTATGCAGGTCGAGGCTCTCGAGGAGCACACGCAGCGCACCGGACGCGCCCCGAAGGTCATCTACACCGTCCCGACCTTCCAGAACCCCGCCGGCGTGACGATGTCACTGCCGCGTCGCGAGCGCCTACTCGAATTCGCCCACAGCCACCGGTCGGTGATCATCGAGGACAACCCGTACGGAATGCTGCGCTTCGAAGGTCAGTCCCTGCCCGCGCTGAGCGACCTCAGCCCGAACGATCCCCTCATCTTCGGGGTGCGCACGTTCTCGAAATTCGTCGCCCCGGGTCTGCGGGTCGGGTGGATCGACGTCGATCCCGAGGTCCGCGAGCTCGCCGTCAACGCCAAACAGACGATGGACACCTGCGCACCCGTTCCCAACCAGCACCTCATCGCCCGCTGGCTGGAGGAAGGCGGAGCCGACTCGCACGTCGAGGTCCTGCGCAAAGCGTACCGCGAGCGGAAGATCGCGATGTCGGAGGGCCTTGAGAGGCTCTTCCCCGGCGAGATCCGAGCCACGGATCCCGACGGCGGATTCTTCCTGTGGCTGACCTTCGAGGACGAATCCATCAATACCGAAGACCTCATGACCACCGCGCTCGAGGAGGGCGTGGCCTACATCCCCGGTCCCGCGTTCTCGCCGGCCGGGAACTTCTCGAATGCGCTGCGCCTGTGCTTCGCTTCGGCGGCTCCCGATCGCATCGACGACGGTCTCGAACGCCTCCGCCGCGCCGTCGATCGGTACCTCGCGGAACGCTGA
- a CDS encoding NADH:flavin oxidoreductase/NADH oxidase, translated as MSHLLFEPLTLRGLTFRNRIWVPPMCQYSVETLDGVPAPWHTVHYGAMARGGAGAVIVEATGVTPEARISAKDLGLWSDTQRDAFVPIVDFLHTQGAAAGIQLAHAGRKASTYPEWGTDHDGSLPVDEGGWQTVAPSALAFDGLAEPRALSEAEIAEVVAAFRSSARRAIEAGFDFVEIHAAHGYLLHEFLSPLSNNRTDSYGGTLENRARLLLDIVDATRTEVGEDVPVFVRLSATDWTDGGLTLDDTVHVAGWLKEHGVDLIDVSSGGNVMAKIPVGPGYQTNLAAGVRQGSGLPTAAVGLISEPFQGEHILATGQADAILVGREYLRDPNFALRAADALRFDIDYRPAQYHRAYK; from the coding sequence ATGTCTCATCTGCTGTTCGAACCGCTCACACTGCGCGGCCTGACCTTCCGCAACCGGATCTGGGTTCCGCCCATGTGCCAGTACTCCGTCGAGACTCTAGACGGGGTCCCCGCTCCTTGGCACACCGTCCACTACGGCGCCATGGCCCGGGGAGGCGCGGGAGCCGTCATCGTCGAAGCCACCGGAGTCACTCCGGAGGCGCGGATCTCGGCCAAGGACCTCGGACTGTGGAGCGACACACAGCGCGACGCCTTCGTCCCCATCGTCGACTTCCTCCACACCCAGGGCGCGGCCGCCGGCATCCAACTCGCCCACGCCGGCCGCAAGGCCTCGACCTATCCGGAATGGGGAACCGACCACGACGGCAGCCTGCCCGTCGACGAAGGCGGTTGGCAGACCGTGGCTCCATCCGCACTGGCCTTCGACGGGCTTGCCGAACCGCGTGCCCTGTCGGAGGCAGAGATCGCCGAGGTGGTCGCGGCCTTCCGGTCCTCGGCCCGCCGGGCGATCGAGGCCGGGTTCGACTTCGTCGAGATCCACGCCGCACACGGATACCTCCTCCACGAGTTCCTGTCCCCGCTGAGCAACAACCGCACCGACTCCTACGGCGGAACCTTGGAGAACCGGGCCCGACTGCTGCTCGACATCGTCGATGCCACCCGTACCGAGGTGGGCGAAGACGTTCCCGTGTTCGTGCGCCTGTCCGCGACGGACTGGACCGACGGTGGGCTCACACTCGACGACACCGTCCACGTCGCCGGATGGCTCAAGGAACACGGCGTCGACCTCATCGACGTCTCCTCCGGCGGCAATGTGATGGCGAAGATTCCCGTCGGTCCCGGCTACCAGACGAACCTGGCCGCCGGCGTGCGTCAGGGATCGGGACTGCCGACCGCGGCCGTCGGCCTCATCAGCGAACCGTTCCAGGGCGAGCACATTCTGGCCACTGGCCAAGCCGATGCGATCCTCGTAGGCCGTGAGTACCTGCGCGACCCGAACTTCGCGCTGCGCGCCGCCGACGCCCTGCGCTTCGACATCGACTACCGCCCGGCTCAGTACCACCGCGCCTATAAGTGA
- the crcB gene encoding fluoride efflux transporter CrcB, giving the protein MTALVFIALAAAGGLGASSRMLIDGLIKSRVSTALPWGTIIINVSGSLVLGLLTGLAGANLLPNAWHLVLGTGFLGGYTTFSTASFETVQLLQERRWVAGLVSGFGTLAFATTAAAIGMWLGGLA; this is encoded by the coding sequence ATGACCGCGCTGGTTTTCATCGCACTTGCCGCCGCCGGCGGGCTCGGCGCCTCATCACGGATGCTGATCGACGGACTCATCAAGTCCCGCGTGAGCACGGCCCTGCCGTGGGGAACGATCATCATCAATGTCTCGGGATCACTCGTGCTCGGGCTGCTGACCGGTTTGGCCGGGGCGAACCTGCTGCCGAATGCCTGGCATCTTGTACTCGGCACCGGTTTCCTCGGCGGCTATACGACGTTTTCGACGGCGAGCTTCGAGACTGTTCAGCTTCTCCAGGAACGTCGCTGGGTCGCCGGTCTGGTCAGCGGTTTCGGCACGCTGGCTTTCGCAACGACGGCCGCGGCGATCGGAATGTGGCTCGGCGGCCTGGCTTAG
- a CDS encoding MFS transporter, protein MTAEQRKILAVMLVPMFMSLLSVSIVNVILPDMQRSIGASNSAIQWVLSGYTLAFGVLLVAAGRAGDLFGRGRLFVIGVSVFALGSLISGLSPDPLVLNIARVVMGLGSGLLSPQGVGMLQQYFHGKVRGRAFGMFGTIVGVSVGIGPVLGGGLIAVLGDEWGWRSAFLINVPIALAAIILGRFWLPKSAWVGTGTESDSHGRRRADFDPVGLVLLGVGTLLVMLPFLERSAGAWIYALVPVGVAVVWLWVRWENRYSRRGGSPMVDMQLFRTRSFAYGASLTSMYFVGMPGIWVIVALYLQNGLGFPALHAGLVGLPSALLSAIAAQAAGRVVLTFGRKMVVLGVAFGLTGVVASALLVLAHEAWGISIWWLLLTLGITGLGQGMAISPNQTLTLAEVPVEYAGSSGGVMQTGQRVGTAIGIAIVTAVFFVVQPLAGYGAAIVAGFGFIAIVIVFAGIIGLVDLARGRARARQEGQPVRS, encoded by the coding sequence ATGACGGCAGAGCAGCGCAAGATCCTTGCGGTGATGCTCGTCCCGATGTTCATGTCGCTGCTGAGTGTGTCGATCGTCAACGTCATCCTCCCCGACATGCAGCGCTCGATCGGCGCTTCGAACTCGGCGATCCAGTGGGTGCTCTCGGGCTATACGCTCGCCTTCGGCGTGCTCCTCGTGGCCGCCGGTCGAGCCGGGGACCTCTTCGGCCGTGGTCGGCTCTTCGTCATCGGCGTCAGTGTCTTCGCCCTCGGGTCCCTCATCTCGGGGTTGTCCCCGGACCCGCTCGTGCTCAACATCGCCCGTGTCGTCATGGGGCTGGGGTCCGGCCTGCTCAGCCCTCAGGGTGTGGGAATGCTCCAGCAGTATTTCCACGGCAAGGTGCGCGGCCGCGCATTCGGGATGTTCGGCACGATCGTCGGCGTCTCCGTGGGCATCGGCCCCGTCCTCGGCGGTGGACTCATCGCTGTGCTCGGCGACGAGTGGGGATGGCGTTCAGCGTTCCTCATCAACGTGCCGATCGCCCTGGCCGCAATCATCCTCGGCCGGTTCTGGCTTCCGAAGAGCGCCTGGGTCGGCACTGGTACCGAGTCCGATTCGCACGGCCGACGCCGCGCCGACTTCGACCCGGTCGGGCTCGTCCTGCTCGGCGTGGGCACGCTGTTGGTCATGCTGCCCTTCCTCGAACGCAGCGCAGGTGCTTGGATCTATGCCCTCGTCCCGGTCGGGGTCGCCGTCGTCTGGCTGTGGGTGCGATGGGAGAACCGATACTCTCGCAGAGGCGGATCACCGATGGTCGACATGCAGCTGTTCCGGACGCGCAGCTTCGCCTACGGGGCATCGCTGACGTCCATGTATTTCGTCGGAATGCCCGGCATCTGGGTCATCGTCGCGCTCTACCTGCAGAACGGCCTCGGATTCCCCGCCCTCCACGCGGGTCTCGTCGGTCTGCCCTCGGCGCTGCTCTCGGCCATCGCAGCACAGGCGGCCGGCCGTGTCGTGCTCACCTTCGGAAGGAAGATGGTCGTCCTCGGGGTTGCATTCGGTCTGACCGGGGTCGTCGCCTCGGCGCTCCTCGTGCTGGCGCATGAGGCCTGGGGGATCAGCATCTGGTGGCTGCTCCTCACCCTCGGGATCACCGGCCTCGGGCAGGGCATGGCGATCAGCCCGAATCAGACTCTCACTTTGGCCGAAGTTCCCGTAGAGTACGCAGGCAGCTCCGGCGGTGTGATGCAGACCGGGCAGCGGGTGGGCACGGCCATCGGCATTGCGATCGTCACCGCGGTGTTCTTCGTCGTCCAGCCTCTGGCCGGCTACGGCGCAGCCATCGTTGCGGGCTTCGGGTTCATTGCGATCGTCATCGTCTTCGCGGGAATCATCGGACTGGTCGATCTTGCCCGCGGTCGAGCCAGGGCCCGGCAGGAAGGCCAGCCGGTCAGGAGCTGA
- a CDS encoding TetR/AcrR family transcriptional regulator — translation MTEAEGTDTRTRLLEAAADLIAAAPGEDFSLRAVCDAAGVKMPTLYHFFGNKQGLVEAVVERGFDMYLSAKSSTESSGDPIQDLRLGWDAHVAFGLENPGFYALMYGKVRPGYSPEAQLKPSEILRGLTRKAEQDGRLVVGHEQAAAHVLATNIGVTLRLIIQGKYDPGLSAGVREGVLAAITGTGQNEPGDGRLGHAVIERAAANPDILGETETQLLIQWIGRLGEG, via the coding sequence ATGACAGAAGCTGAGGGAACGGATACGCGGACCCGCCTGCTCGAAGCGGCCGCCGACCTCATTGCCGCGGCGCCCGGGGAGGACTTCTCTCTGCGCGCGGTCTGCGACGCGGCGGGGGTCAAGATGCCCACTCTGTATCACTTCTTCGGCAACAAGCAGGGACTGGTCGAGGCCGTCGTGGAGCGTGGCTTCGACATGTATCTCTCGGCCAAATCCTCAACCGAATCCAGTGGCGACCCGATTCAGGATCTGCGTCTGGGCTGGGATGCTCACGTAGCCTTCGGCCTGGAGAATCCGGGTTTCTACGCCCTCATGTACGGCAAGGTGAGGCCCGGCTATTCACCTGAGGCGCAGTTGAAGCCGAGCGAGATTCTGCGCGGACTGACGCGCAAAGCGGAACAGGACGGACGGCTCGTCGTCGGCCACGAGCAGGCGGCCGCTCATGTGCTCGCCACGAATATCGGCGTCACCCTGCGACTGATCATTCAAGGCAAGTACGATCCCGGACTTTCAGCAGGCGTCCGTGAAGGCGTCCTCGCCGCCATCACCGGAACCGGACAAAACGAACCGGGTGACGGTCGTCTGGGTCATGCTGTCATCGAACGTGCTGCGGCGAATCCGGACATCCTGGGCGAAACGGAGACTCAGCTCCTCATCCAATGGATCGGCCGCCTCGGCGAGGGCTGA
- a CDS encoding acyl-CoA dehydrogenase family protein has product MILDGYRGIWETQETDDLRDLARGFFAKELVPNEARFAEQKQVDRELWTRAGEAGLLCISIPEEYGGGGGSFAHEAVLLQEQGFVGDSAWGNSVHSTINAHYINAFGTEEQKQKWLPRMASGELVSSIAMTEPGTGSDLQSVKTRALRDGDEYVINGAKTFITNGSHADLVIIVARTSDEPGAKGISLIVAEVNDLPGFSRGRVLEKVGLHGQDTRELFFEDMRVPAENVLGGVEGRGFIQLMQQLPQERLAIAVGGAATAEFAVRETVTYAKEREAFGRPILGFQNTKFVLAECATEALSVRTFVDHLISEHIKGALTTEQASAGKYWATDAQNRVVDRCLQVFGGYGYMVEYPIARLYADARVQKIYGGTNEIMKELIARGL; this is encoded by the coding sequence ATGATTCTCGACGGATACCGCGGCATCTGGGAGACCCAGGAGACCGATGACCTGCGCGATCTGGCGCGCGGATTCTTTGCCAAGGAGCTCGTGCCGAACGAAGCTCGCTTCGCCGAACAGAAGCAGGTTGATCGCGAACTGTGGACCCGGGCCGGCGAAGCCGGTCTGCTGTGCATCTCGATCCCGGAAGAATACGGAGGCGGTGGCGGCTCCTTCGCTCACGAGGCGGTGCTGCTTCAGGAGCAGGGATTCGTCGGCGATTCAGCGTGGGGCAACAGCGTCCATTCGACGATCAACGCCCACTACATCAACGCTTTCGGCACCGAAGAGCAGAAGCAGAAGTGGCTGCCCCGCATGGCTTCAGGCGAGCTCGTATCGTCGATCGCCATGACCGAACCGGGCACCGGTTCTGACCTGCAGAGCGTGAAGACCCGGGCATTGCGCGACGGTGACGAATACGTCATCAACGGCGCCAAGACCTTCATCACCAACGGTTCCCACGCCGACCTCGTCATCATCGTGGCCCGCACCAGCGACGAACCCGGCGCGAAGGGCATTTCGCTCATCGTGGCCGAAGTGAATGATCTGCCGGGCTTCTCCCGCGGACGCGTGTTGGAGAAGGTCGGCCTGCACGGACAGGACACTCGGGAGCTGTTCTTCGAGGACATGCGCGTCCCCGCCGAGAATGTCCTCGGCGGAGTCGAGGGCCGCGGATTCATCCAGCTGATGCAGCAGTTGCCTCAGGAGCGCCTGGCCATCGCCGTCGGCGGTGCCGCGACCGCAGAATTCGCCGTCCGCGAGACCGTCACCTACGCCAAGGAACGGGAAGCCTTCGGTCGCCCCATCCTCGGCTTCCAGAACACGAAGTTCGTCCTCGCCGAATGTGCCACGGAGGCGCTGTCGGTGCGCACCTTCGTCGACCATCTCATCAGTGAACACATCAAGGGCGCGCTGACGACGGAACAGGCTTCGGCCGGAAAGTACTGGGCCACGGACGCTCAGAACCGAGTCGTCGACCGTTGCCTGCAGGTCTTCGGCGGCTACGGATACATGGTCGAGTATCCGATCGCCCGCCTCTATGCCGATGCCCGAGTGCAGAAGATCTACGGCGGCACGAACGAAATCATGAAGGAGCTCATCGCACGCGGACTGTGA
- a CDS encoding fluoride efflux transporter FluC codes for MTRPVHLRLSHLGLAFLGGALGTAAREAISLSLPPLGGVPWAILTVNILGAFLLGLLLDSLARSGPDEGWRRRTRILVGTGFMGGFTTYSALAADTAGLLGADPGGASNPGLGLAYGVGTVLIGGLATFAGIATATTLRRGGGEVDEATDGLPNEPDVRDEDAADAGPDASADRHPGSAR; via the coding sequence GTGACCCGGCCGGTCCACCTGCGCCTGTCCCATCTGGGGCTCGCATTCCTCGGCGGCGCGCTCGGAACCGCGGCACGCGAGGCGATCAGCCTGAGCCTGCCGCCCCTCGGCGGTGTGCCGTGGGCAATCCTCACGGTGAACATCCTCGGGGCGTTCCTGCTCGGCCTGCTGTTGGATTCCCTGGCGCGCAGCGGTCCAGATGAAGGGTGGCGTCGGAGAACGCGGATCCTGGTCGGCACAGGGTTCATGGGCGGATTCACCACGTACAGCGCGCTGGCCGCGGATACGGCAGGCCTCCTCGGCGCGGATCCGGGCGGTGCGAGCAATCCCGGCCTCGGTCTTGCCTACGGGGTGGGCACGGTACTCATCGGCGGTCTCGCCACTTTCGCCGGCATCGCCACGGCGACGACGCTGCGTCGAGGTGGCGGTGAGGTCGACGAGGCGACCGACGGACTGCCGAACGAACCCGATGTCCGGGACGAGGACGCCGCGGATGCCGGCCCCGATGCCTCTGCCGACCGTCACCCGGGAAGTGCCCGATGA